TCGTGTCGATGACGGTCTGCAGATTGTCACCGGTGCAGATGACTTCGATTTTCACTTTGGGAACGAAGTCAATCGCGTATTCCGTGCCGCGGTAGATCTCCGTGTGTCCTTTTTGGCGGCCGAAGCCTCGGACTTCGCTCACGGTCATCCCGTGAATTCCCTGCTCGGTCAACGCATTCTTGACGTCTTCGAGTTTGAAGTGACGAACAATGGCTTCGACTTTTTTCACAGGAGGCGCTCCGACAAACATGCGAACAGAGAATTTCCGGTCATTGTACACCCGCGACGCCATTGAACCAGACGGGCACTGCCAACGCGAGAGATCTCACGGTTTTTCCCAGATTTGCTCGGGAACAGCCGCAATTTGGTTCACCCAACGCGACGCGACGAACAACCAATCGCTCAATCGATTCAGATAAATGATGACTGAATCACTGATCGGCGTCTCGGATTGCACGGCATCGGCCAGCGAGATCACCCGACGTTCCGCTCGCCGGCAAACCGCACGTGAGTAATGGATCTGGGACGCGACCATCGATCCGCCCGGCAAGATGAATTGCTTCAGTGGTGGCAAGTCTCGTTCGGCAGTATCGATCCACTCTTCCATCCGTTGAATGTGGGGCTGGCCGATCACGCGAAGATCGAACTGGTCTGGGTGGGGCGAGGCGAGTTCCGCACCGATCGAAAACAACTCGTGTTGAACTTGCACGATCTTCGCATCCAACGCCGACAAGCCGCATTGGACGGATTCATCACAAGGTTGTTGCGTTTGCAAATCGATCGCTGCACGAATGATCCCCAGCGACGCATTCAATTCGTCCACGGTGCCGTAGGCTTCGATCCGCGAGTCATCCTTTGCAACGCGAGGCCCACCAAACAACCCAGTGGTCCCCGAGTCTCCGGTGCGGGTGTAAATTTTCATGAACCATCCAAAGTCGACGACAAACGACGTACACATTCACGGTGAAACGACAACAAGAGCATTGCCCAACACCGACCGGCAACATCTTAGCCCTCCACAAACCCCACACCAGCACGTGCCGCAAACCACTGCCCACAAACCCCGTCGTCGAATTCGTCTAGAAAGCCCCGTGTAGCCGAATTCGTCAAGAATTCGGACACCAGAGTCGAACAGTTGTCCCCAACTGTTCCCGTACCAACGCCGCCAACCAAGAAACACTCCACCCGAAACCAATTCCAACAACCGGTGCTAACGCACGTCGGCTATTCGGTCGCTCGAGCACGTCGGGAACACAACCAACGCCACACCATTACAAGACAAAATTCGTCGCCGAATTCGTCAAGAAATCCCCCGTAGCTGAATTCGTCAAGAATTCGGACACCAGACTCAAACACTTGTCCCCAACTGTTCCGGTACCAACTCCGCTCAACCGCGAAACACTCCACCCGAAACCAATTCCGACAACCGGTGCTAACGCACGTCGGCTATTTGGTCGCTCGAGCCGTCGCAAGCCGATGCCCCAAACAACACCACACCTCAGATGACCAATTCAAAACCTCCATCCGTCTGCGCAGGCGGCGTCCTTCTCCTGACCGAAGAAACCACGCCCCACTTTCTCCTGATGCGTCACCCCGATCGCTGGGATTTGCCCAAGGGCCATTGCGACGAAGGCGAAGACTTTTTGACCGCAGCCAAACGGGAACTGGAAGAAGAAACCGGTTTGCGAGCCGACCAATGTCGGTTTGATCCGGATTTTCATTTTGACCTGCACTATCCGGTCACCTATCGCAAGCACCCAGGACAAACGTTCCAAAAACACGTGCGTTACTTTTTGGCCTTCGTTCCGCAAGTCGTTAAAATCAAACCGACGGAGCACGAACTGTCCCGTTGGTGGACTTGGTCTCCACCGCATCAAATCCAAACGCAAACCATCGACCCGCTGCTAGCCGCCGTCGCGACTCACCTTCAGACCTCGTAGCCGAATTTGTCAGGAAAGCCCCCGTAGCCCAATTCGTCGAGAAAGTCCCCCGGTAGCCGAATTCGTCAAGAATTCGGACTCCAGAGTGGCACAGTTGATCCAACTGTTCCGGTACCGACGCTACTCCACCGAGAAACACTCCACCCCAAACCAATCCAACAACCGGTGCTAACGCACATCGGCTATTTAGTCGCTCGAGCCGTCGCAAGCCAAACCATCGCCACACCAACACAAGACAGATCCCGTAGCCGAATTCGTCAAGAATTCGGACTACAGAGTAGAACAGTTGTCCCCAACTGTTCCGGTACCAACGCTACTCCACCGAGAAACACTTCACCCCGAACAAGTCCCAACAACCGACCAATCCTAACAACGGTTGCTAACGCACATCGGCTATTTAGTCGCTCGAGAAATCTTGATTAAACAGCAATCGCCTTACCAGCACGTGGAATAGGGCACTCACCGATCAACCGAACCTTGACTCGTTGGCTCGCGAATCGGGCTAGCACCAGACTCACAACAATCAGACTGACGTCCGGTGGAACCGGACCTACCGTCGGACCACCGCCATCACTTTTCACGGTCTCATGCCAACGCACGCCTCTCCAACCCAATTGCTCTTCCGGCACGTCGGCTCGCTTCGCAACGCGACCACGGGTTTCGCTTGTGCAATGCTGACTCTTTTGGTTGGCTCATCCGTCACCGTCGCCCAAGAACAACGAGCCCGACCGCCGCAATTCGACACCGACGAAGTCTCGCGTGTCTTCTTTGCCAACCCATCCGACGCCTTTCGTGGCGAGCGTCCGTCGTTGTCTTCGTTGCGTTCGGCTGGCGTCGAAAAAGCCATCGCGGAACAACAAACTGCATCGGAAGACAGCGGTGGCAGTGGAACGCAGTGGGCCAAATTGATCTCGGCACCTTCCTTGGAAGATGAAATCAAACGGGTCAAGCTCCGCTACGATTCCGTCATCACCACCCCCGGTGCATTCAACGGCGGCGGTTACCAGGACGCTCGTTTGAACCTCTCCGTCTTGGCCACTTTGTTCGCCGTCATCACGGAACACGCGGAAGACGTGCGATGGAAAACCGATGCACCGGTCGCGCGAGACGTCTTGGCTCGCACCGCCCGCAACAGCGCCGCTGGATCGACCCAGGTCTACAACGAAGCCAAGTTACGCAAGGCCGATCTGCAGGATCTGGTCAGCGGTTCCAGCATCACGTCCGCTCAGCCACCCGAAGAGACCAACGAGTGGTCGATGATTGCCGATCGCTCGCCGTTGATGGAATACGCGGAGCAATTGCTGGACACACTGGGTGATCACACACGGGACGCTGCGACCACGCAAGAGAACTTGGATGCCGTGAAACGTGAATCCGAACTGTTGGCCATGTTAGGCGAAGTGTTGGTGCAAGAAGGGATGGATGACTACGACGACCCGGACTACGCCGAACTCAGTCGCGGAATGACCAGCGCCGCCAGCGGAATCGTACGAGCCATCGAACGCCAAGATTGGGACGGCGTGCGATCATCGGTCGGAGAAGTCTCGCAAAGCTGTGCGAATTGCCACGAGCAATATCGATAGGCAAACCAGGCCCCCCACGCCCTACGGAGTGTCCGCCACTTCGGACGTGCGACGCCACCAATGTCCGCGTGGTTCAACAAACCCCGTCGCCGAATTCTTCAAGAAAACCCCCGTAGCCGAATTCGTCAAGAATTCGGACGCCAAAGTAGAACAGTTGTCCCCAACTGTTCCGGTACCAACGCCGCCCGACCAAGAAACACTCCACCCCAAACCAATCCCAACAACCGGTGCTAACGCACGGCGGCTACTTAGTCTCTCGAGCGGTCGTCATCCACGACCAACGCCACACCGACTCCTGCCGCCAACATCTTCTCGCGAAACCTTCATGACTCCCGCCAAGGGAATCAAACAACTCGTGGAATCGTGCCGAACTTCTCTTTTCGGTCCTGGAAATTCTCACGTCTTGGCCGTTTAATACCGCCTTGTTGACGGACGCGGCGTTTCCTCTCATGCGAAATTGTCCCGCGTGCTCTCCACCACTTCCTCGACGAGACCAACGCACACCAACGCTGCCTTGTGAACACGATCCGCAAGTATCTGGAAGCCTTCGGGCAATCCTCAGGACGGTGGATCGTGCTGGCAACCATTGTCGGAGTGATGGCGGGACTCGGTGCCATCGTCTTCGACCGCTTGGGACGTTTGGTGGTTCGCTACGTGATGGTTCCGCTTAGCGGCTACGCACCGATGGAGGCCGCTGGCGAAGAAGCCGTTACGCTTCCACCCGACAGTGTTTTCTCACCGTGGATGCTGGTCCTGGTGATGACGCTGGGCGGTTTGGTCAGCGGCATGATTGTGCACTTCTTTGCACCCGAAGCCGAAGGATCGGGGGCCGACGCGGTCATCGATGCCTTTCACAACAAACGCGGCAAAATCCGGGCTCGCATCCCCTGGGTCAAAACCATCGCCTCCGCAATCACGTTGGGCACTGGGGGATCCGGTGGTCGCGAAGGCCCGATTTCGCAAGTCAGCGCTGGATTGGGGGCATTGCTGGCCGATCGTTTGAATTTGTCCCCTCGTGATCGCAGGATTTTGATGGCCGCCGGCATGGGCGCTGGCGTCGGAGCGATCTTCAAAGCCCCTTTAGCGGGCGCCGTGTTCGCAGCCGAAATCCTTTACAGCGACGCGGACATGGAAGCCGACGTGATCGTGCCGTCCGCCACCGCATCGATCGTTGCGTACAGTCTGTTCACTCAGTCATTGCCGCCGGAAATTCGGTTCCTCCCGTTATTCGGTGACACGCTTCATCACACGTTGACGTCGCCGCTGGAGCTATTGCCCTACAGCTTGTTGGCGGTGGCCGTGACCCTAGTCGGCCTGGTCTACGTCAAACTGTTTTATCAAACCCGAGACGGGTTTCGGAAATTGCCGTTGTGGCCGCACGTCAAACCCGCCATCGGTGCCGCACTCGCGGGCCTGGTCGGGATCGGGCTGTTTCGATCGCTCGGCAACGACGCCAATGTTTTGGGTGTGCTTGGAACCGGCTATGGAACACTGCAAGTTGCATTGACGGAAGCGTCCCAGTTGGGCATCCCGATGTTGCTGTTGATTGTGTTCGTCAAGATCGCGACGACCGCATTGACCATCGGATCCGGAGGCTCGGGCGGTGTGTTCGGTCCCTCGATGGTCATCGGCGGATGCTTGGGTGCCGCGATCGGTCTCGGTTTTCAAAGCCTGTTTCCGAGTGTCGTCACACAACCCGAAGCCTACGCCGTCGTTGGCACCGCGGGCTTCTTCGCCGGCGTCGCGCGAGCTCCCATTTCGACGATCATCATGGTGCGTGCCTTGACCGGCGACTTCGGTCTGCTGGTACCGACGATGCTCGTGACCACGTTGACCTTTGTGATGTGCAGTCGATGGCGTCTGTATCACTCGCAAGTCCCCACGCGAATGGATTCGAAAGCTCACCGAGGTGACTTCATCATTGACGTTTTGGAAGGCCTCAAAGTCGGTGACGTTTTTGACCCCAAACGCAAAGTCATCCTGATCCCGGAAGCCACCACGCTGGATGAAATTGTGCACTGCTTGGCCGACAACCAACAGCACTACTTCCCCGTCATCGATCATCAAAAACGGATTGTCGGCATTTTCAGCGACGACGACGTTCGGACGTATCTGTTCAACGATTCCATCTGGCGACTCGCCGTCGCTGCCGACGTGATGACCACCAAACTGGTCAGCGTCACACCAGACGACGATCTCAACACCGCGCTCAAACGATTTACCTCGCTCAACCTGGAAGAGCTTCCCGTGATCGACGCGGACGAACCTGGCAAATTCTTAGGCATGCTGCGACGCAAAGAAACGATCTCCGCCTACAACCGCCGTTTGATGGAACACAAACAAACCGCCGCCGAGTCCTAACATCACACGCGTCCCCGCCGCTCCCCGGCGTACCTGCCGACCACTCCCCGTAGGTCAGGTCTCACCTGACGCCCCGACCGATGCTTTGGAACAAAGCGAGGTCTCCACAACCGCACCACCCAAATCGTGCGTTGCTTATCGCTCAACGAACCAACTTCCCGACACTCGTCTCGCCCACCGCACCGTTGCGACGCGCCCCTCACCCCTCGCCGAATGATCTAGCGTACGAACACAACCGTTCACGAAATTCGCGAAACAGACGGCTTTGAAACCGGTACGGGTTCGTGACGCAGATCAACGTTCGAGACGGTCGCGGCTTCGTGAACGAACGGTACACCCGTCGTTTGCTGCGATCCAGCCGACGCGCCATGGCGGGGATCATCGAAATGCCATGTGACAACGACACCAATTCTTGGACCGTGGCCAATTGGTTCGCTCGCTCCACCGCAACCGGCAAGATCGAACGTTGACGACAGAACGAATGAATGTTCTCCGATAAACAGTGTGCTTCGTCGAGCATCACAAACGACTCCTCTTCCACATCCTCCAACCGAATCTGCTTCTTTTCACAAAGAGCATGTTGAGGTGGCAGCAACAGATACAATTCCTCTTCCAACAACGGCTTCACCTCCACGTATTTCTCCGTGATGGGTTCCGCCAGAATCGCCAAGTCAATTTCGCCCTGTTTGATCCGTTTCAGCAGTTCATCGGTCGTGTTCTCGTGCACGATCAAATGAGAGCGGGGAAACTCATCCGAGAATTGTCGCAAGAGATCCGGTAAGAAATACGGAGCGATCGTCGGAATCGCACCCACGCGTATCTTGCCCGTTTCGCCGTCGTCTGAGATTTCCGCTTTGGCGTCTTCGACGATCCGCAAAATTTGTGTCGCGCTGCGTTGGAACAGCAACCCCGCATCGGTGAGCTCGACGCATCGCGGTTTGCGTTCAAAAAACGGTTGCCCAAATTCTTCTTCCAGCCGCTGGATCGATCGACTGAGCGCGGGTTGCGACAAGTTCATCCGCGCCGCTGCTTCCGTGAAGCTTTTCGTTTCCGCGACGCTCTGGAAATACTTCAGTTGATCAATGTCCATCGAAATGTCGCGAAAGAAACGAGAGAAAGTGACGATCGAATGCTCGCAAGATGACGCACGAGCAACCATCCCCGCAACGCCC
This DNA window, taken from Rhodopirellula halodulae, encodes the following:
- a CDS encoding P-II family nitrogen regulator; its protein translation is MFVGAPPVKKVEAIVRHFKLEDVKNALTEQGIHGMTVSEVRGFGRQKGHTEIYRGTEYAIDFVPKVKIEVICTGDNLQTVIDTILQTAQTGQIGDGKIFVSNLEEAVRIRTGERGEEAL
- a CDS encoding cob(I)yrinic acid a,c-diamide adenosyltransferase codes for the protein MKIYTRTGDSGTTGLFGGPRVAKDDSRIEAYGTVDELNASLGIIRAAIDLQTQQPCDESVQCGLSALDAKIVQVQHELFSIGAELASPHPDQFDLRVIGQPHIQRMEEWIDTAERDLPPLKQFILPGGSMVASQIHYSRAVCRRAERRVISLADAVQSETPISDSVIIYLNRLSDWLFVASRWVNQIAAVPEQIWEKP
- a CDS encoding bis(5'-nucleosyl)-tetraphosphatase, which gives rise to MTNSKPPSVCAGGVLLLTEETTPHFLLMRHPDRWDLPKGHCDEGEDFLTAAKRELEEETGLRADQCRFDPDFHFDLHYPVTYRKHPGQTFQKHVRYFLAFVPQVVKIKPTEHELSRWWTWSPPHQIQTQTIDPLLAAVATHLQTS
- a CDS encoding cytochrome c codes for the protein MLTLLVGSSVTVAQEQRARPPQFDTDEVSRVFFANPSDAFRGERPSLSSLRSAGVEKAIAEQQTASEDSGGSGTQWAKLISAPSLEDEIKRVKLRYDSVITTPGAFNGGGYQDARLNLSVLATLFAVITEHAEDVRWKTDAPVARDVLARTARNSAAGSTQVYNEAKLRKADLQDLVSGSSITSAQPPEETNEWSMIADRSPLMEYAEQLLDTLGDHTRDAATTQENLDAVKRESELLAMLGEVLVQEGMDDYDDPDYAELSRGMTSAASGIVRAIERQDWDGVRSSVGEVSQSCANCHEQYR
- a CDS encoding chloride channel protein, giving the protein MNTIRKYLEAFGQSSGRWIVLATIVGVMAGLGAIVFDRLGRLVVRYVMVPLSGYAPMEAAGEEAVTLPPDSVFSPWMLVLVMTLGGLVSGMIVHFFAPEAEGSGADAVIDAFHNKRGKIRARIPWVKTIASAITLGTGGSGGREGPISQVSAGLGALLADRLNLSPRDRRILMAAGMGAGVGAIFKAPLAGAVFAAEILYSDADMEADVIVPSATASIVAYSLFTQSLPPEIRFLPLFGDTLHHTLTSPLELLPYSLLAVAVTLVGLVYVKLFYQTRDGFRKLPLWPHVKPAIGAALAGLVGIGLFRSLGNDANVLGVLGTGYGTLQVALTEASQLGIPMLLLIVFVKIATTALTIGSGGSGGVFGPSMVIGGCLGAAIGLGFQSLFPSVVTQPEAYAVVGTAGFFAGVARAPISTIIMVRALTGDFGLLVPTMLVTTLTFVMCSRWRLYHSQVPTRMDSKAHRGDFIIDVLEGLKVGDVFDPKRKVILIPEATTLDEIVHCLADNQQHYFPVIDHQKRIVGIFSDDDVRTYLFNDSIWRLAVAADVMTTKLVSVTPDDDLNTALKRFTSLNLEELPVIDADEPGKFLGMLRRKETISAYNRRLMEHKQTAAES
- a CDS encoding LysR family transcriptional regulator codes for the protein MDIDQLKYFQSVAETKSFTEAAARMNLSQPALSRSIQRLEEEFGQPFFERKPRCVELTDAGLLFQRSATQILRIVEDAKAEISDDGETGKIRVGAIPTIAPYFLPDLLRQFSDEFPRSHLIVHENTTDELLKRIKQGEIDLAILAEPITEKYVEVKPLLEEELYLLLPPQHALCEKKQIRLEDVEEESFVMLDEAHCLSENIHSFCRQRSILPVAVERANQLATVQELVSLSHGISMIPAMARRLDRSKRRVYRSFTKPRPSRTLICVTNPYRFQSRLFREFRERLCSYARSFGEG